In Rattus norvegicus strain BN/NHsdMcwi chromosome 1, GRCr8, whole genome shotgun sequence, a genomic segment contains:
- the Zscan22 gene encoding zinc finger and SCAN domain containing 22 isoform b (isoform b is encoded by transcript variant 3), translating to MDREEASCKQSNTDELEPPEMATETIMGSVSPESTLAQTCKPENSSESQPELLGALWVKSTAQEVDLKKALEPRMDAPNDQPDHESDASGNDCSMLPKFPSEDKTSSEEKCGPLLDNETVPLDTCSEKKSSKDSECMRTLQNTSAQETHQKNHSQKTPYTCIECGKVFSRSTHLVQHQVVHTGAKPHACKECGKAFSRVAHLTQHQRIHTGEKPYKCEECGKTFSRSTHLTQHQRVHTGERPYECDTCGKAFSQSTHLTQHQRIHTGEKPYRCEVCGKAFSDCSALVRHLRVHSGEKPYRCKDCPKAFAQSSSLIEHQRTHTGEKPYKCSDCGKAFSRSSALMMHLKLHITVSRSTP from the coding sequence ATGGACCGTGAAGAGGCAAGTTGCAAACAGAGCAATACAGATGAATTGGAGCCACCAGAAATGGCCACTGAAACCATCATGGGAAGTGTTTCCCCAGAGTCTACCCTTGCCCAGACTTGTAAACCTGAGAACAGCTCAGAGAGCCAGCCAGAGCTCCTAGGAGCACTCTGGGTGAAGTCTACTGCCCAAGAGGTGGATTTAAAAAAAGCTCTGGAGCCTCGCATGGATGCCCCCAATGACCAGCCTGACCATGAGTCTGATGCCTCAGGAAACGATTGCAGTATGTTGCCCAAATTCCCTTCTGAAGACAAGACTTCTTCAGAGGAGAAATGTGGCCCGTTACTTGATAATGAGACAGTGCCTCTAGACACATGTTCAGAGAAGAAGTCCTCCAAGGATAGTGAATGTATGAGAACACTCCAGAACACGTCAGCCCAAGAGACCCACCAGAAGAACCACTCTCAGAAGACACCCTATACCTGTATTGAATGTGGGAAGGTATTCAGTCGGAGCACCCACCTTGTCCAACACCAGGTTGTTCACACAGGAGCAAAGCCCCATGCATGTAAAGAGTGTGGTAAAGCCTTCAGTCGAGTTGCCCACCTGACCCAGCACCAGAGGATTCATACTGGGGAGAAACCTTATAAATGTGAAGAATGTGGAAAAACCTTCAGCCGCAGCACCCACCTCACGCAGCATCAGCGGGTACACACAGGCGAGCGGCCCTACGAGTGTGATACATGCGGCAAAGCCTTTAGCCAGAGCACCCACCTGACACAGCACCAGCGTatccacactggagagaagccctacagGTGTGAAgtgtgtgggaaagccttcagtGACTGTTCAGCTCTGGTCCGGCACCTGAGAGTCCACTCCGGAGAGAAGCCTTATCGGTGTAAGGACTGCCCCAAGGCCTTCGCACAAAGCTCCTCCCTCATTGAGCACCAGCGCACTCACACGGGTGAAAAGCCTTATAAATGCAGTGACTGTGGGAAAGCTTTTAGCCGCAGCTCAGCTCTCATGATGCACCTAAAGCTCCACATCACCGTGTCTCGAAGCACCCCTTAG
- the Znf8 gene encoding zinc finger protein 8 isoform X1, translating into MEPVTFRDVAVDFTQEEWGQLDPTQRTLYRDVMLETFGHLLSVGPDLPKPAVISQLEQGAELWVADRGGSQACHPGWILEPEDHTLLKDQDLPKMKPSPITEKDGFAKAVSCHSMTGIYRENDGQRQALKKDQSNLRQLNGPKEIPVQSQSYKSLGLVETCVLGLNTDLLPDISRIEYGYTYGSQVKNSEHNPSLVSQQTDSPASQPFDDNGSQKAFDQIMPITELTKSQVQDKPYKCTDCGKSFNHNAHLTVHKRIHTGERPYMCKECGKAFSQNSSLVQHERIHTGDKPYKCDECGKSFCHSTHLTVHRRIHTGEKPYECQDCGRAFNQNSSLGRHKRTHTGEKPYTCSVCGKSFSRTTCLFLHLRTHTEERPYECNHCGKGFRHSSSLAQHQRKHAGEKPYECRQRLIFEQAPALTKLEWTEPLSCDPPLSQSERTQQSDRPFKCNQCGKCFIQSSHLIRHQITHNREEEPVRGRSRRREQHCRPGSKLIRNPHSNSKEVPIAQAKAGQASRALALFDLHEIMQEKNSVHVIGVEEPSVGNSMLFDIRESR; encoded by the exons ATG GAGCCAGTGACTTTCCGAGATGTGGCTGTGGACTTTACGCAAGAGGAGTGGGGACAGCTGGACCCTACCCAGAGGACTCTGTATCGtgatgtgatgctggagaccttTGGGCACCTTCTCTCTGTGG GTCCTGATCTTCCCAAACCTGCAGTTATCTCCCAGCTGGAACAAGGTGCTGAGCTGTGGGTGGCAGACAGAGGAGGCTCCCAGGCCTGCCATCCAG gttGGATTCTTGAACCTGAAGACCACACACTGCTCAAGGACCAGGACCTCCCAAAAATGAAACCATCCCCCATTACAGAAAAGGATGGGTTTGCAAAGGCTGTTTCTTGTCATTCTATGACAGGGATATATCGGGAAAATGATGGCCAGAGGCAGGCACTCAAGAAGGACCAGAGTAACTTAAGGCAGTTGAATGGCCCCAAAGAGATACCAGTTCAAAGTCAAAGCTATAAAAGCCTTGGACTTGTAGAAACCTGTGTTCTTGGCTTAAACACAGATCTATTACCAGATATTTCTAGAATAGAGTATGGCTATACTTATGGCTCACAAGTTAAAAATTCAGAACATAACCCAAGCTTAGTCAGTCAACAGACAGACTCCCCAGCATCACAGCCTTTTGATGACAATGGCAGTCAAAAAGCCTTTGATCAGATTATGCCCATTACAGAACTCACAAAAAGTCAAGTGCAAGATAAACCCTATAAGTGTACTGACTGTGGGAAGTCATTTAACCATAATGCACATCTTACAGTGCACAAGAGAATCCATACGGGAGAAAGACCTTACATGTGCAAagagtgtgggaaagccttcagcCAAAACTCTTCCCTTGTTCAACATGAGCGAATCCACACCGGAGACAAACCTTATAAGTGTGATGAATGTGGAAAATCTTTTTGCCACAGTACACACCTTACAGTCCATAGGagaattcacactggagagaaaccctatgagtgTCAGGACTGTGGAAGGGCCTTCAATCAGAATTCATCCCTGGGTCGACACAAGAGGACACACACTGGGGAGAAGCCTTATACCTGCAGCGTTTGTGGGAAATCCTTCTCCCGGACCACTTGCCTCTTCCTGCACCTGAGGACTCACACTGAGGAAAGGCCATATGAGTGTAATCACTGTGGAAAGGGCTTCAGGCACAGTTCTTCCCTGGCCCAGCATCAGCGGAAGCATGCTGGTGAGAAACCCTATGAGTGCCGACAGAGGCTGATCTTTGAGCAGGCACCAGCTTTAACAAAGCTCGAGTGGACAGAACCCCTCAGCTGTGACCCACCATTAAGTCAAAGTGAAAGGACTCAACAGAGCGATAGGCCCTTTAAATGTAATCAGTGTGGAAAGTGTTTCATTCAGAGTTCTCACCTCATCCGACATCAGATAACCCACAACAGAGAGGAAGAACCAGTACGTGGACGTAGCCGAAGACGGGAAcaacactgtagaccaggctcaaaaCTCATCCGGAATCCACACTCAAATTCAAAAGAGGTTCCAATAGCCCAGGCAAAGGCAGGACAAGCAAGCAGAGCCCTGGCCTTGTTTGACCTTCATGAAATTATGCAGGAGAAAAACTCTGTGCATGTTATTGGGGTAGAAGAACCTTCAGTGGGCAATTCCATGCTGTTTGACATCAGAGAATCTAGATAG
- the Znf8 gene encoding zinc finger protein 8 isoform X2 translates to MLETFGHLLSVGPDLPKPAVISQLEQGAELWVADRGGSQACHPGWILEPEDHTLLKDQDLPKMKPSPITEKDGFAKAVSCHSMTGIYRENDGQRQALKKDQSNLRQLNGPKEIPVQSQSYKSLGLVETCVLGLNTDLLPDISRIEYGYTYGSQVKNSEHNPSLVSQQTDSPASQPFDDNGSQKAFDQIMPITELTKSQVQDKPYKCTDCGKSFNHNAHLTVHKRIHTGERPYMCKECGKAFSQNSSLVQHERIHTGDKPYKCDECGKSFCHSTHLTVHRRIHTGEKPYECQDCGRAFNQNSSLGRHKRTHTGEKPYTCSVCGKSFSRTTCLFLHLRTHTEERPYECNHCGKGFRHSSSLAQHQRKHAGEKPYECRQRLIFEQAPALTKLEWTEPLSCDPPLSQSERTQQSDRPFKCNQCGKCFIQSSHLIRHQITHNREEEPVRGRSRRREQHCRPGSKLIRNPHSNSKEVPIAQAKAGQASRALALFDLHEIMQEKNSVHVIGVEEPSVGNSMLFDIRESR, encoded by the exons atgctggagaccttTGGGCACCTTCTCTCTGTGG GTCCTGATCTTCCCAAACCTGCAGTTATCTCCCAGCTGGAACAAGGTGCTGAGCTGTGGGTGGCAGACAGAGGAGGCTCCCAGGCCTGCCATCCAG gttGGATTCTTGAACCTGAAGACCACACACTGCTCAAGGACCAGGACCTCCCAAAAATGAAACCATCCCCCATTACAGAAAAGGATGGGTTTGCAAAGGCTGTTTCTTGTCATTCTATGACAGGGATATATCGGGAAAATGATGGCCAGAGGCAGGCACTCAAGAAGGACCAGAGTAACTTAAGGCAGTTGAATGGCCCCAAAGAGATACCAGTTCAAAGTCAAAGCTATAAAAGCCTTGGACTTGTAGAAACCTGTGTTCTTGGCTTAAACACAGATCTATTACCAGATATTTCTAGAATAGAGTATGGCTATACTTATGGCTCACAAGTTAAAAATTCAGAACATAACCCAAGCTTAGTCAGTCAACAGACAGACTCCCCAGCATCACAGCCTTTTGATGACAATGGCAGTCAAAAAGCCTTTGATCAGATTATGCCCATTACAGAACTCACAAAAAGTCAAGTGCAAGATAAACCCTATAAGTGTACTGACTGTGGGAAGTCATTTAACCATAATGCACATCTTACAGTGCACAAGAGAATCCATACGGGAGAAAGACCTTACATGTGCAAagagtgtgggaaagccttcagcCAAAACTCTTCCCTTGTTCAACATGAGCGAATCCACACCGGAGACAAACCTTATAAGTGTGATGAATGTGGAAAATCTTTTTGCCACAGTACACACCTTACAGTCCATAGGagaattcacactggagagaaaccctatgagtgTCAGGACTGTGGAAGGGCCTTCAATCAGAATTCATCCCTGGGTCGACACAAGAGGACACACACTGGGGAGAAGCCTTATACCTGCAGCGTTTGTGGGAAATCCTTCTCCCGGACCACTTGCCTCTTCCTGCACCTGAGGACTCACACTGAGGAAAGGCCATATGAGTGTAATCACTGTGGAAAGGGCTTCAGGCACAGTTCTTCCCTGGCCCAGCATCAGCGGAAGCATGCTGGTGAGAAACCCTATGAGTGCCGACAGAGGCTGATCTTTGAGCAGGCACCAGCTTTAACAAAGCTCGAGTGGACAGAACCCCTCAGCTGTGACCCACCATTAAGTCAAAGTGAAAGGACTCAACAGAGCGATAGGCCCTTTAAATGTAATCAGTGTGGAAAGTGTTTCATTCAGAGTTCTCACCTCATCCGACATCAGATAACCCACAACAGAGAGGAAGAACCAGTACGTGGACGTAGCCGAAGACGGGAAcaacactgtagaccaggctcaaaaCTCATCCGGAATCCACACTCAAATTCAAAAGAGGTTCCAATAGCCCAGGCAAAGGCAGGACAAGCAAGCAGAGCCCTGGCCTTGTTTGACCTTCATGAAATTATGCAGGAGAAAAACTCTGTGCATGTTATTGGGGTAGAAGAACCTTCAGTGGGCAATTCCATGCTGTTTGACATCAGAGAATCTAGATAG
- the Zscan22 gene encoding zinc finger and SCAN domain containing 22 isoform a (isoform a is encoded by transcript variant 1): protein MAIPKSSLSPVLWEQDSFLQVKVKEEEASDSQSQESSPSFTAHPEAARLRFRHFRYEEASSPHQALAQLRELCCQWLRPESSSKEQMLELLVLEQFLGALPPEIQAWVGAQCPKSGKEAAVLVEDMTQLLDRRGWEPGMDREEASCKQSNTDELEPPEMATETIMGSVSPESTLAQTCKPENSSESQPELLGALWVKSTAQEVDLKKALEPRMDAPNDQPDHESDASGNDCSMLPKFPSEDKTSSEEKCGPLLDNETVPLDTCSEKKSSKDSECMRTLQNTSAQETHQKNHSQKTPYTCIECGKVFSRSTHLVQHQVVHTGAKPHACKECGKAFSRVAHLTQHQRIHTGEKPYKCEECGKTFSRSTHLTQHQRVHTGERPYECDTCGKAFSQSTHLTQHQRIHTGEKPYRCEVCGKAFSDCSALVRHLRVHSGEKPYRCKDCPKAFAQSSSLIEHQRTHTGEKPYKCSDCGKAFSRSSALMMHLKLHITVSRSTP, encoded by the exons ATGGCCATCCCCAAGAGCTCTCTGAGCCCAGTACTCTGGGAACAGGATAGCTTCCTGCAGGTGAAGGTGAAAGAGGAAGAAGCTAGCGACTCTCAGAGCCAGGAATCCAGCCCTAGCTTTACTGCCCACCCTGAGGCTGCACGCTTGCGCTTCAGGCACTTCCGGTATGAGGAGGCATCCAGCCCCCATCAGGCGCTAGCCCAACTGCGAGAGCTATGCTGCCAGTGGCTGAGGCCAGAGTCGTCCTCCAAAGAACAGATGCTGGAGTTGCTGGTGCTGGAACAGTTCCTGGGTGCGCTGCCCCCTGAGATCCAGGCCTGGGTGGGTGCTCAGTGCCCAAAGAGTGGAAAGGAGGCCGCCGTTCTGGTGGAGGATATGACTCAACTGCTGGACAGGAGAG GATGGGAGCCAGGAATGGACCGTGAAGAGGCAAGTTGCAAACAGAGCAATACAGATGAATTGGAGCCACCAGAAATGGCCACTGAAACCATCATGGGAAGTGTTTCCCCAGAGTCTACCCTTGCCCAGACTTGTAAACCTGAGAACAGCTCAGAGAGCCAGCCAGAGCTCCTAGGAGCACTCTGGGTGAAGTCTACTGCCCAAGAGGTGGATTTAAAAAAAGCTCTGGAGCCTCGCATGGATGCCCCCAATGACCAGCCTGACCATGAGTCTGATGCCTCAGGAAACGATTGCAGTATGTTGCCCAAATTCCCTTCTGAAGACAAGACTTCTTCAGAGGAGAAATGTGGCCCGTTACTTGATAATGAGACAGTGCCTCTAGACACATGTTCAGAGAAGAAGTCCTCCAAGGATAGTGAATGTATGAGAACACTCCAGAACACGTCAGCCCAAGAGACCCACCAGAAGAACCACTCTCAGAAGACACCCTATACCTGTATTGAATGTGGGAAGGTATTCAGTCGGAGCACCCACCTTGTCCAACACCAGGTTGTTCACACAGGAGCAAAGCCCCATGCATGTAAAGAGTGTGGTAAAGCCTTCAGTCGAGTTGCCCACCTGACCCAGCACCAGAGGATTCATACTGGGGAGAAACCTTATAAATGTGAAGAATGTGGAAAAACCTTCAGCCGCAGCACCCACCTCACGCAGCATCAGCGGGTACACACAGGCGAGCGGCCCTACGAGTGTGATACATGCGGCAAAGCCTTTAGCCAGAGCACCCACCTGACACAGCACCAGCGTatccacactggagagaagccctacagGTGTGAAgtgtgtgggaaagccttcagtGACTGTTCAGCTCTGGTCCGGCACCTGAGAGTCCACTCCGGAGAGAAGCCTTATCGGTGTAAGGACTGCCCCAAGGCCTTCGCACAAAGCTCCTCCCTCATTGAGCACCAGCGCACTCACACGGGTGAAAAGCCTTATAAATGCAGTGACTGTGGGAAAGCTTTTAGCCGCAGCTCAGCTCTCATGATGCACCTAAAGCTCCACATCACCGTGTCTCGAAGCACCCCTTAG
- the Znf8 gene encoding zinc finger protein 8, with translation MDQQDKAATVVIASRPQATQLQEPVTFRDVAVDFTQEEWGQLDPTQRTLYRDVMLETFGHLLSVGPDLPKPAVISQLEQGAELWVADRGGSQACHPGWILEPEDHTLLKDQDLPKMKPSPITEKDGFAKAVSCHSMTGIYRENDGQRQALKKDQSNLRQLNGPKEIPVQSQSYKSLGLVETCVLGLNTDLLPDISRIEYGYTYGSQVKNSEHNPSLVSQQTDSPASQPFDDNGSQKAFDQIMPITELTKSQVQDKPYKCTDCGKSFNHNAHLTVHKRIHTGERPYMCKECGKAFSQNSSLVQHERIHTGDKPYKCDECGKSFCHSTHLTVHRRIHTGEKPYECQDCGRAFNQNSSLGRHKRTHTGEKPYTCSVCGKSFSRTTCLFLHLRTHTEERPYECNHCGKGFRHSSSLAQHQRKHAGEKPYECRQRLIFEQAPALTKLEWTEPLSCDPPLSQSERTQQSDRPFKCNQCGKCFIQSSHLIRHQITHNREEEPVRGRSRRREQHCRPGSKLIRNPHSNSKEVPIAQAKAGQASRALALFDLHEIMQEKNSVHVIGVEEPSVGNSMLFDIRESR, from the exons ATGGACCAGCAGGACAAAGCGGCCACAGTGGTGATTGCCTCGCGGCCTCAAGCAACACAACTTCAG GAGCCAGTGACTTTCCGAGATGTGGCTGTGGACTTTACGCAAGAGGAGTGGGGACAGCTGGACCCTACCCAGAGGACTCTGTATCGtgatgtgatgctggagaccttTGGGCACCTTCTCTCTGTGG GTCCTGATCTTCCCAAACCTGCAGTTATCTCCCAGCTGGAACAAGGTGCTGAGCTGTGGGTGGCAGACAGAGGAGGCTCCCAGGCCTGCCATCCAG gttGGATTCTTGAACCTGAAGACCACACACTGCTCAAGGACCAGGACCTCCCAAAAATGAAACCATCCCCCATTACAGAAAAGGATGGGTTTGCAAAGGCTGTTTCTTGTCATTCTATGACAGGGATATATCGGGAAAATGATGGCCAGAGGCAGGCACTCAAGAAGGACCAGAGTAACTTAAGGCAGTTGAATGGCCCCAAAGAGATACCAGTTCAAAGTCAAAGCTATAAAAGCCTTGGACTTGTAGAAACCTGTGTTCTTGGCTTAAACACAGATCTATTACCAGATATTTCTAGAATAGAGTATGGCTATACTTATGGCTCACAAGTTAAAAATTCAGAACATAACCCAAGCTTAGTCAGTCAACAGACAGACTCCCCAGCATCACAGCCTTTTGATGACAATGGCAGTCAAAAAGCCTTTGATCAGATTATGCCCATTACAGAACTCACAAAAAGTCAAGTGCAAGATAAACCCTATAAGTGTACTGACTGTGGGAAGTCATTTAACCATAATGCACATCTTACAGTGCACAAGAGAATCCATACGGGAGAAAGACCTTACATGTGCAAagagtgtgggaaagccttcagcCAAAACTCTTCCCTTGTTCAACATGAGCGAATCCACACCGGAGACAAACCTTATAAGTGTGATGAATGTGGAAAATCTTTTTGCCACAGTACACACCTTACAGTCCATAGGagaattcacactggagagaaaccctatgagtgTCAGGACTGTGGAAGGGCCTTCAATCAGAATTCATCCCTGGGTCGACACAAGAGGACACACACTGGGGAGAAGCCTTATACCTGCAGCGTTTGTGGGAAATCCTTCTCCCGGACCACTTGCCTCTTCCTGCACCTGAGGACTCACACTGAGGAAAGGCCATATGAGTGTAATCACTGTGGAAAGGGCTTCAGGCACAGTTCTTCCCTGGCCCAGCATCAGCGGAAGCATGCTGGTGAGAAACCCTATGAGTGCCGACAGAGGCTGATCTTTGAGCAGGCACCAGCTTTAACAAAGCTCGAGTGGACAGAACCCCTCAGCTGTGACCCACCATTAAGTCAAAGTGAAAGGACTCAACAGAGCGATAGGCCCTTTAAATGTAATCAGTGTGGAAAGTGTTTCATTCAGAGTTCTCACCTCATCCGACATCAGATAACCCACAACAGAGAGGAAGAACCAGTACGTGGACGTAGCCGAAGACGGGAAcaacactgtagaccaggctcaaaaCTCATCCGGAATCCACACTCAAATTCAAAAGAGGTTCCAATAGCCCAGGCAAAGGCAGGACAAGCAAGCAGAGCCCTGGCCTTGTTTGACCTTCATGAAATTATGCAGGAGAAAAACTCTGTGCATGTTATTGGGGTAGAAGAACCTTCAGTGGGCAATTCCATGCTGTTTGACATCAGAGAATCTAGATAG